From a region of the Acidobacteriota bacterium genome:
- a CDS encoding cytochrome b562: MSRILLALSLLISASLPAAAAPQDEEKPEIVQRMENMNDILRQIRRQSRDAANKASVLELIKEFRLHALAAQKEKPLKTADLPEEEREAFVAEFRQTIDKMLSTLDEFQAAVEAGDSEQAGQLLRRLFEWKKEGHSQFRVQDEDPS, encoded by the coding sequence ATGAGCAGAATCCTTCTCGCACTTTCGTTGCTGATAAGCGCTTCCCTTCCTGCTGCGGCCGCTCCTCAAGATGAGGAAAAGCCCGAGATCGTGCAGCGAATGGAGAACATGAACGACATTCTGCGCCAGATTCGTCGTCAATCCCGCGACGCGGCCAACAAGGCTTCGGTGCTGGAGTTGATCAAGGAGTTCCGCCTTCATGCCTTGGCCGCCCAGAAGGAAAAACCGCTGAAAACAGCCGACCTGCCCGAGGAGGAACGTGAAGCCTTCGTCGCCGAATTCCGCCAGACCATCGACAAGATGCTGAGCACCTTGGACGAGTTCCAGGCGGCGGTGGAAGCAGGCGATAGCGAGCAGGCCGGCCAACTGTTAAGGCGTCTCTTCGAGTGGAAAAAAGAAGGCCACTCCCAGTTCCGCGTCCAAGACGAGGATCCGAGTTAA
- a CDS encoding c-type cytochrome: protein MTLLLLLLAALTLTVLVIVFRDEIFPEYSPAQRGARLMEEAGCWSCHNPASSGAFNPAKDDSAQEYSSIPSLFSQRMSIAEMRQWIADGITDEKEHSQVYMASRQQEALKMPAYKHHLSVEQIDDIIAYLALEQYRYEVDQALRQGSDYPLTPGEALAHRMACYSCHGALGQGGIGNLDSLKGYIPGFFGDDFDALTGAGERTQVLEWIRDGASQAFLDQGFLGFSPGRYFQQRQAIDMPAYADHMSEEDLQALTDHVLELRALGPLTARQFLREKPLGRTDAADPAEGEEPVRTDDLTSARNSDADYSLFYQVRPILRRCLNCHGPGEQKSEFRMDTRERMLAGGEIAEFMERKAVVPGDPDASMLVTFIEADEEDPYNEIYPMPPKGDPLTPGEIELIRRWIRENIPWPPGEELLPPEEEEN, encoded by the coding sequence TTGACCCTGTTGCTCCTGCTCTTAGCGGCCCTTACCCTGACAGTCTTGGTGATCGTCTTCAGGGACGAGATATTTCCGGAGTACTCGCCGGCCCAGCGGGGTGCGCGTCTGATGGAGGAGGCCGGCTGCTGGTCCTGCCACAATCCCGCCTCCTCGGGAGCGTTCAATCCGGCCAAGGATGATTCCGCCCAGGAGTATTCGAGCATCCCCTCTCTCTTCAGCCAACGCATGTCGATCGCCGAGATGCGCCAATGGATCGCCGACGGCATCACCGACGAAAAGGAGCACTCCCAGGTCTACATGGCCTCGCGCCAGCAAGAGGCGCTGAAGATGCCGGCCTACAAACATCACCTCTCGGTCGAGCAGATCGACGACATCATCGCCTATCTGGCCCTTGAACAATATCGCTATGAAGTCGACCAGGCCCTGCGCCAAGGCTCCGACTACCCGCTGACGCCAGGGGAGGCTCTAGCCCATCGGATGGCCTGCTACTCCTGCCATGGAGCGTTGGGTCAGGGCGGCATCGGCAACCTCGATTCGCTCAAAGGTTACATCCCCGGTTTTTTCGGGGACGACTTCGACGCCCTCACCGGCGCAGGCGAACGAACTCAAGTGCTGGAGTGGATTCGCGACGGCGCCTCCCAGGCCTTCCTCGATCAGGGCTTCCTGGGCTTCAGCCCCGGCCGCTACTTTCAGCAGCGGCAGGCCATCGACATGCCGGCCTACGCCGATCACATGAGCGAAGAAGATCTGCAAGCTCTGACCGATCATGTGCTGGAACTGCGCGCCCTGGGTCCCCTCACCGCCCGCCAGTTCTTGCGGGAGAAGCCCCTGGGCCGGACCGACGCCGCAGACCCGGCCGAGGGCGAGGAGCCGGTCCGAACGGACGATCTCACCTCGGCGCGAAACTCTGATGCCGATTATTCCCTCTTTTACCAGGTGCGTCCCATTTTGAGGCGTTGTCTCAACTGTCACGGGCCCGGCGAGCAGAAGAGCGAATTCCGCATGGATACGCGTGAGCGGATGCTGGCAGGCGGCGAAATCGCCGAGTTCATGGAGCGGAAAGCCGTGGTGCCCGGAGACCCCGACGCCAGCATGCTGGTTACTTTTATCGAGGCCGACGAAGAGGATCCCTATAACGAAATCTATCCCATGCCGCCCAAGGGTGATCCGCTGACTCCCGGCGAGATCGAGTTGATCAGACGTTGGATCCGCGAGAACATCCCCTGGCCGCCGGGAGAAGAACTTCTTCCCCCCGAGGAAGAGGAAAATTGA
- a CDS encoding ACP S-malonyltransferase yields MARIVLVAPGRGTYGKSELGYLSRFQEHPRFSERERLVGEADEMRRRRSQPTVSELDAAQRFSSALHLPGENASALIFTCTAADAALLNPDHEVVAVVGNSMGWYSALYLCGALGFAEAFRLVNEMGLQQRGNVRGGQIIYPLVEDHDWRPRRGSLEKVLELARSVSDDDAQALAAQGEPPSESACWAGLSIRLGGYAVLGGTPSGLEAMSEKLPPVTRNGRQFPLQLAYHSAFHTPLMEPLSRFARRKLNDLEWHQPHTPAIDGRGAQWKPMQTLAEALSLYTLEEQVLRPFDFSAAVRVAALEYNPDHFVLLGPGESLGGALAQVLIAEGWRGLSDRESFQKAQRSGQPPLISLNRLNQAASII; encoded by the coding sequence GTGGCTAGGATCGTGCTGGTGGCCCCCGGACGGGGGACCTACGGCAAGAGCGAGTTGGGCTACCTGAGCCGTTTTCAGGAACATCCGCGCTTTTCAGAGCGAGAGCGGCTGGTGGGAGAGGCCGACGAAATGCGCCGTCGGCGAAGCCAGCCCACCGTCAGCGAACTGGACGCCGCCCAACGCTTCAGCTCCGCCCTTCACCTGCCCGGCGAGAACGCATCGGCGCTCATCTTCACCTGCACGGCCGCCGATGCCGCCCTCCTCAATCCCGATCACGAAGTGGTGGCCGTGGTGGGCAACTCGATGGGATGGTACAGCGCCCTCTATCTCTGCGGCGCCCTCGGTTTCGCCGAGGCCTTTCGACTGGTCAATGAAATGGGCTTGCAGCAGCGCGGCAACGTCCGTGGCGGACAAATCATCTATCCGCTGGTGGAAGACCACGACTGGCGCCCCCGGCGCGGGAGCCTGGAGAAGGTGTTGGAGTTGGCCCGCTCGGTCAGCGACGACGACGCGCAGGCCCTCGCGGCTCAAGGAGAGCCGCCGTCCGAGAGCGCCTGTTGGGCCGGATTGTCGATCCGCCTGGGAGGCTATGCGGTCCTGGGCGGCACTCCGTCAGGACTGGAGGCCATGAGTGAAAAGCTGCCCCCGGTCACCCGCAACGGCCGCCAATTCCCCCTTCAGCTCGCCTACCACAGCGCCTTCCACACCCCCCTGATGGAGCCTCTCTCCCGCTTCGCCCGGCGAAAACTCAACGACCTGGAGTGGCATCAGCCCCACACCCCCGCCATCGACGGGCGGGGCGCTCAGTGGAAGCCTATGCAGACCTTGGCCGAGGCCCTCTCCCTCTACACCCTGGAGGAACAAGTGCTTCGCCCCTTCGATTTCAGCGCCGCCGTGCGGGTGGCGGCCCTGGAATACAATCCCGACCATTTCGTGCTGCTGGGCCCGGGAGAATCGCTGGGCGGAGCCTTGGCCCAAGTCCTCATCGCCGAAGGCTGGCGCGGCCTGAGCGACCGTGAGAGCTTTCAGAAGGCCCAGCGAAGCGGCCAGCCGCCGTTGATCTCGCTGAATCGCCTAAATCAAGCGGCTTCAATCATTTAG